The genomic stretch TACATCGCCCCGGAATAAATTCCCGGCTTACTTCGCGCCGTCGATCTTCGTCGTGTCGGCGTCGGAGGCGAGGTCGCGGCGCTGCCAGCAGCGGACGTAGTCGACGACGCACTCGTCGGGGAGCTGCGGGTTCTGCGGGTCGAGGACGTTGCCGTCCCAGCCGCCCGAGGGAAGGGTGAACATCATCATCTCGGGGACGCTCGCGACGCGGGGCGACTCGAGGCGGAGCACCTCGCGCCCGTTGGCGTAATAGATCGCCGAGCCGGGGGTCCAGAGGAGCCCGGCGGTGACGAAGCCGTCCTTGTCGGGCTGGAAATAGATCTTCGACCCGGCGGAGCGGTGATCCTTGCCGTAGCCGTCCCAGTGCATCGCGATGTTGTAGCGGTAGGGCCCCCAGATCGCGAGGTGCTCCATGACGTCGAATTCCATCCCGCCGTCCGAGGTGCTGCCGCGAACGCCCTTCTTCTCCGGGCCGGAGCGGTTCGGCATGAGCCAGAAGGCGGGCCAGAGGCCGGGGGCCTTGCTCAGCTTGATCCGGCACTCGAAGTAGCCGTAACGCTGCGCCCACTTGTCGAACGTCTCGAGGAAGCCGGTCGCGTAATCGGTCTGGTAGCGGGTCGGGTCGTCGTTGTGGAAGCCGGTCTTCTTCTCGTAGCGGATGTGGAGCAGGCCGCCCGAGACGGTCACGTTCTCCTTGCTGTAATGGGAGACCTTGTCGTACCAGTTTTCCCCGGCGACGCTCCACTTCGAGGCGTCGACCTCGGTGCCGTCGAACTCGTCGTCGAAGGTCTTCACCCAGTCGCCGTCGCCCGGGGGCTTCTTGCCGACCCACTCGGGGATCGCCGGGGCCTCGGGGAGGAAGGCGCGGATCGAGACGACCTTCAGCACCCGTTCCTGGCTCTCGGATTGGGCCTGCGACGCCGCCGAGAGGGCGACGCCCTGGACCACGTTGCTGGCGAAGGCGCTCCCGCTCCCCTCGACCGACCCGGCCTTCCCCGCCTCGGCCCCGCCCTTCCACGGCACGAGGGCGGCGAAGGGGATGACGATCTCGGTCTTGGCCCCCGGCGCAAGGGGCGCGGCGGCGGCGACGGTGTCGGAGGGGCCGAACTGGCTTTCGAGCCGCGCGGAGGGGGTCACCGGCTGGCTCCCGGCGTTCTCGACGACGACGCGGACCTCCAGGTAGTACCGGAGGTTCCACGCCCCGGCGGCGGGACGGAAGAGGGAGAGGGCGTCCTTGCCCGCCGTGGCGGGGAGAACGGCGCGCAGCGTCCCGCTCTGGAACGACATCGCGCCGTTGTTCTTTCCCGACAACTGGGCGGGATCGACCGCTGCCCCCTCGGCATAGAGGACGCCGTCCTGGGGGACGGTGCGGACCTCGGCGTTTGGCGCGAGTTCACCCGGTGCCCCGCCCGTCACGATCGAATCGATGCGGAAGGAGCGGGCCGTGCCGTCGATCTTGCCGACGAAGAAGAGGAGGCGGGTGATCCGGTCGGCGCGGAAACCGTTCACCGGCTTGCTGAAATAGAGGCGGATGGGGCGGGTCTCGCCGGGCGGGATCTTCGCCGAATCGGAGTTCCAGAACCCGCCGAGGGGGGAGAGGTTGTCGGCGCGAAGGTTGACGACGAGGAGTTGGGTGCCGGGATTGGTGATCTTCGCCTCGACGTAGCCGAAGGCGGCGAAGTCGAAGAACTCCTCGGCCGGCTTCAGCGAGACGCCGGGATAGGCTTCGGCCCCCGGCTGGACGGTGATCTCGACGCCGGGGGAGGCCGACGCGGCGGCGATCGTCCCGCTCGACGGCGTGAAGCGTTGCGGGGCGTCGGCCGCGCCGAGGTCGAGGACCGGCTTTTCCTCGGCAGCACGGAGGGAGGGGGAACCGCACAGCGAGGCGGCGGCGAGGAGGAGGACCGGAAGGAGGGCGATACGCATAAAAGAGGAGAGGATCAGAGGGACGCCACCGCGCCCGGGGCGATCTCGCGCGCGGCGCCCGCCCACTCGATCCAGACGGGCCGGTGGGAGGGGTTCTGCACCCGCCGTCCGTCGACGGTAGCGCGGAGACGCCGCAGGCATTGGAGATAATCGGCGATGTCGAAGTTCGTGGCGAACCAAATTGAGGCCCCCTCCCCGGCGAGGCGCGCGCCGAAACGCTCCAGGAGGTCCCAGTTGTCCTCGCGATGGAACTCGAAACTGTGGCCCCAGACGTAGAGCAGCCGGAGGCGGGGCTCGAGGGCGCGGGTGGCGAGGAAGGCCTCGGTCTTCGCGAGG from Verrucomicrobium sp. GAS474 encodes the following:
- a CDS encoding glycoside hydrolase family 16 protein, giving the protein MRIALLPVLLLAAASLCGSPSLRAAEEKPVLDLGAADAPQRFTPSSGTIAAASASPGVEITVQPGAEAYPGVSLKPAEEFFDFAAFGYVEAKITNPGTQLLVVNLRADNLSPLGGFWNSDSAKIPPGETRPIRLYFSKPVNGFRADRITRLLFFVGKIDGTARSFRIDSIVTGGAPGELAPNAEVRTVPQDGVLYAEGAAVDPAQLSGKNNGAMSFQSGTLRAVLPATAGKDALSLFRPAAGAWNLRYYLEVRVVVENAGSQPVTPSARLESQFGPSDTVAAAAPLAPGAKTEIVIPFAALVPWKGGAEAGKAGSVEGSGSAFASNVVQGVALSAASQAQSESQERVLKVVSIRAFLPEAPAIPEWVGKKPPGDGDWVKTFDDEFDGTEVDASKWSVAGENWYDKVSHYSKENVTVSGGLLHIRYEKKTGFHNDDPTRYQTDYATGFLETFDKWAQRYGYFECRIKLSKAPGLWPAFWLMPNRSGPEKKGVRGSTSDGGMEFDVMEHLAIWGPYRYNIAMHWDGYGKDHRSAGSKIYFQPDKDGFVTAGLLWTPGSAIYYANGREVLRLESPRVASVPEMMMFTLPSGGWDGNVLDPQNPQLPDECVVDYVRCWQRRDLASDADTTKIDGAK